From the Lactobacillus sp. PV034 genome, the window GTGCTTCATTGATCCGTTTTTGCATAATTTTAGTTGCTTGAGCTAAAGCAACTCGATCATTGACACCCAAGCTTTCACTAAAGTCTGGCATTTGGTAAGCACCAACTTTTTTACCAGCTTTACGCATGATTTCTAACACATCAGTAAGGTAATATTCACCTTGAGCATTATTATTACCAACTTGTTTTAAGGCTTCAAATAATTCTTTATTATTAAAAGCAAATACTCCAGTATTAATTTCATCTACTGCCAATTCTTCAGGAGTACCATCTTTTTGTTCTACAATACGTAAGACATTACCATTTTCATCACGGATAATGCGACCATAACCAAATGGATTAGGTGCCTTTGCAGTTAAAACAGTCGCACTATTGCCATCTGCTTCATGCTTAGCAAATAAATTATTAAAAGTTTCACTTGTAAATAAAGGAGTGTCTCCCGTAGCTACTAAAGTAACTCCATTTTTGTCAGCAAGCAACCCACTCGCTGCCATTACAGCATCTCCAGTACCAAGCTGTTCTTTTTGGAAAGCAAACTCTGATTGACCAGCTAAGACATCTTTTACCTTAGCTGCTCCAGTACCAACTACAGTTATAATTTCAGTAGGATTAGTTCCCTTTGCAGCATCAACAACATGCTCTACCATAGCTTTGCCACAAACCTTGTGTAAAACTTTATAAAGCTTAGACTTCATTCTAGTACCTTTTCCAGCTGCTAGAATTACAACATATTTATTCATTTAATTCATGATCCCTTCAGTAAAGTTAATACAGTCTCCATTATAGCATTTTCACTATAAAAAACGCTCAAAGTTTATCTGATCTACAATATTGCCAGTTTGTACTTTTATTAATTTTTTATTTCGGTCAACTTCAGCGATCTTAATTAAAGATTGATAGTCATCTACGACTTTACGTGACGCATACTTGCTTTCGCAAAGTACTGCCATACCAGCCACATGACAATTAAATTCTTTAACCAATTCTTCCATTCCAGTTAGTGTTCCACCACCGCGCATAAAGTCATCAACAATTAAAACATTAGAACCACTTGGTAAACTACGTTTAGCCAACTCCATTTTTTCCACACGTTCACTTGAAGATGCAACATAATTTACCGAAATCGTTGCTCCTTCAGTAATCTTGGGCTTTCTTCTTACTAGTACGAAAGGCACATTTAAGAAACGACTTACTGCTTGGGCAACCGTTAAGCCTTTAGTCTCAACGGTCATTACATAATCTACCTTACTAAATGCATATTTAGTTGCAATCAGCTTACCAATATTTTGTAAATCTTGAGGTGAGCCTAAAATATCAGAGAAATAAACAAAATTGCCAGGTAAAATACGGTCTGGATTTTCTACTCGGTCAGCAAGATCTCGTAAAAAACTCATTGCTGCTTGCTTGCCCATAAAAGGAATATAGCGTACACCTCCAGCAGCTCCTGCTACAGTCTCTAAGATGCCATCTCTATTATTAGCTAATGTGGTTCTCAAGATAGTTAAATCTTCTGAGATTGATGATTTTGCTGCATCATAACGATCTGCAAAAAATGGTAATGCAATCAAAGTATGAGGGTGATCCATTAAATATTTCACCATATCTACTAATCTCTCTGATCGTTTCATTGCTTCACCTTCCTAAAAAACAAATATTTTTATTAAATAATACTCTGAATATAGAGAAAAATCACCAGAATTGCATAAAATTCTAGTGATCATTCGTAAAATATTCAATTTTTAATTAAAGAAATTATTACTACATTTCTTCAAATTCAAGTTCAATATTCTTAGTTAAAAGATCAGTATAGCTGTATGAAACACGTTCAAAGTTGTTTTGATCTTGATCTAAATCAACTACGAATACGGCACGATAAGTTTTGGTTAAAGTACCTCTTCTACGAGTAACCTTTTTACGACCTGCTTGAGCTACAACAACAAGGTTTTCACCTAAGTGAGAATCTAAATCAGCTTTAATTGTATTGAGTGTTATTGGCACTTTATTTCACGCTCCCTTTTCGGGAGTATTTTACCATAATATTTGATATTCATCAAGAAATTAGCTAATACTTTTTAAAGCATGTGCCAATTTAATAAAATCAGTAATCGTTAATTCTTCTGGACGAACTTTAAGATCAAAACCAAGCCTTGTAATCAACTCTTCTCTTTTATCTTTATCTTTTATAAAAGCCTTTAAGTTATTAGCTAAAGTCTTTCGTCTCTGAGAAAAGCAACCTTTAACTACCTGATTAAAGAACGTTTCATCTTCAATGTCATATTTATGTACCAAAGGGGTAAGTACTACAACTGCAGAATCGACTTTTGGCCTTGGCATAAAAGAAGAACTTTTTACATCTTCGGCTAGCTCAACTTGCATCCGTGATTGAACCGCAATTGTTAGCGGACCATAGGCCTTAGTCTTAGGCTGCGCCACCAAACGATCAGCCACTTCTTTTTGCATCATCAAAGTTAAACTAGTGAAACTAAGCTTACTATCAATTAAATCAAAAATAATTGGAGTGGTAATGTAATACGGTAAGTTAGCCACTATCTTAACTGGTTGATTTAAATCAAGAAAGCCAGCTGTATCTTCCTTAAAATTAGCTTTTAAAACATCTTTCATCACTAATTTAAAGCGATCAGCTAAAGGTTCACCATCAATAGTTTGGGGTAATTCATTATGTAATATTTCTGGTAAGTCTTTATCAACCTCGTAGGCTAAGACTTTGGCTCCAGCTAATAATAATTGCTCTGTTAAAGAACCAATTCCCGGACCAATTTCAATCACCTGATCTCCTGGTTTAATATCGGCTGCTGCTACTATTCCTTTAATTGCAGGAATATCTACCAAGAAGTTCTGCCCTAAATTTTTCTTTGTACGCATTAAATAGCGATTGACAATTGCACGAGTTCTCACTGGATTAGCAATCGGCATATTATTTGACATGGTTAACTGCCTCCTCTAATTGTGAATAAGTAATCCCAAACATCCTTAGGCGACGTAAAAATTGTTTTGCATTACCATAACCTATTCCTAGTTCAATACCAACTTGTTCTCTTAATTTTCTTGCATTTGGTCCCATTCCTAAGCCTAATGCAAAATATTTTTCCCGGGTAATATCACTCGGCTCAGGCTGGCTTTCATGCAAATCTGCTAAAGCTCGCTCCAAAGCTTCTTTTGAAGCATGCTCTACACCTAAACTATTTCCCCTTTTGGTTGGTTCGCCCTCTTTACGCGTAATAAAGGCCTGTTTTGCAGTTGGCACAACTGCCGTTACTAAACGACGAATTCTTTCACCATTGTAATCAGGATCAGTAAAAACAATTATCTCTCTTTTTTGAGCCAAATTTTTAATTTCAGCTAATGTTTGTTCTGATACTTCAGACCCATTAGTTTCAATTGTCTCGATTCCTGGGAAAAATTGTTTTAGTCTCTTAGTATCATCCCGGCCCTCAACAATAACTACAGCATTAAAATGTTTTATATTATTTGATTCCATATATTTTCATCGCGTTTTCATAAGTATGAGTAGCAACCTCATCGAGTGATACATTACGTAAATCAGCAATTGCTTGA encodes:
- the glmU gene encoding bifunctional UDP-N-acetylglucosamine diphosphorylase/glucosamine-1-phosphate N-acetyltransferase GlmU, with amino-acid sequence MNKYVVILAAGKGTRMKSKLYKVLHKVCGKAMVEHVVDAAKGTNPTEIITVVGTGAAKVKDVLAGQSEFAFQKEQLGTGDAVMAASGLLADKNGVTLVATGDTPLFTSETFNNLFAKHEADGNSATVLTAKAPNPFGYGRIIRDENGNVLRIVEQKDGTPEELAVDEINTGVFAFNNKELFEALKQVGNNNAQGEYYLTDVLEIMRKAGKKVGAYQMPDFSESLGVNDRVALAQATKIMQKRINEAHMRDGVSFIDPDTAYIDAGVKIGNDTVIEGNVVIKGDTVIGSECYITNGSRIIDSKIGNGVTITSSTIEESEMDDNSDIGPNSHLRPKAKIGKKAHIGNFVEVKKAEIGENTKVGHLTYVGDATLGKDINIGCGTIFSNYDGVKKFHTNVGDHAFIGAGATIIAPVNIADHAFIAADSTITKDVDRYEMAIARGRQTNKPDYWHKLPLSKDKDWE
- a CDS encoding Veg family protein — encoded protein: MPITLNTIKADLDSHLGENLVVVAQAGRKKVTRRRGTLTKTYRAVFVVDLDQDQNNFERVSYSYTDLLTKNIELEFEEM
- the rnmV gene encoding ribonuclease M5 translates to MESNNIKHFNAVVIVEGRDDTKRLKQFFPGIETIETNGSEVSEQTLAEIKNLAQKREIIVFTDPDYNGERIRRLVTAVVPTAKQAFITRKEGEPTKRGNSLGVEHASKEALERALADLHESQPEPSDITREKYFALGLGMGPNARKLREQVGIELGIGYGNAKQFLRRLRMFGITYSQLEEAVNHVK
- the purR gene encoding pur operon repressor — encoded protein: MKRSERLVDMVKYLMDHPHTLIALPFFADRYDAAKSSISEDLTILRTTLANNRDGILETVAGAAGGVRYIPFMGKQAAMSFLRDLADRVENPDRILPGNFVYFSDILGSPQDLQNIGKLIATKYAFSKVDYVMTVETKGLTVAQAVSRFLNVPFVLVRRKPKITEGATISVNYVASSSERVEKMELAKRSLPSGSNVLIVDDFMRGGGTLTGMEELVKEFNCHVAGMAVLCESKYASRKVVDDYQSLIKIAEVDRNKKLIKVQTGNIVDQINFERFL
- the rsmA gene encoding 16S rRNA (adenine(1518)-N(6)/adenine(1519)-N(6))-dimethyltransferase RsmA, with product MSNNMPIANPVRTRAIVNRYLMRTKKNLGQNFLVDIPAIKGIVAAADIKPGDQVIEIGPGIGSLTEQLLLAGAKVLAYEVDKDLPEILHNELPQTIDGEPLADRFKLVMKDVLKANFKEDTAGFLDLNQPVKIVANLPYYITTPIIFDLIDSKLSFTSLTLMMQKEVADRLVAQPKTKAYGPLTIAVQSRMQVELAEDVKSSSFMPRPKVDSAVVVLTPLVHKYDIEDETFFNQVVKGCFSQRRKTLANNLKAFIKDKDKREELITRLGFDLKVRPEELTITDFIKLAHALKSIS